The Lutra lutra chromosome 10, mLutLut1.2, whole genome shotgun sequence genome contains a region encoding:
- the ATP5MG gene encoding ATP synthase subunit g, mitochondrial, whose protein sequence is MAQFVRNLAEKAPALVNAAVTYSKPRLATFWHYAKVELVPPTPAEIPAAIQSLKKIVKSAQTGSFKQLTVKEALLNGLVATEVWMWFYVGEIIGKRGIIGYNV, encoded by the exons ATGGCCCAGTTTGTCCGTAACCTGGCGGAGAAGGCCCCGGCGCTGGTGAACG ctgCTGTGACTTACTCGAAGCCTCGATTGGCCACATTTTGGCACTATGCCAAAGTTGAGCTGGTTCCTCCAACCCCTGCTGAGATCCCTGCAGCTATTCAGAGCTTGAAAAAAATAGTCAAGAGTGCTCAAACTGGTAGCTTCAAACAGCTCACAGTTAAG GAAGCTCTGCTGAATGGTTTGGTGGCCACCGAGGTATGGATGTGGTTTTATGTCGGCGAGATCATAGGCAAGCGTGGCATCATTGGCTATAATGTTTGA